A window of the Streptomyces luomodiensis genome harbors these coding sequences:
- a CDS encoding GAF and ANTAR domain-containing protein, protein MDWEAFAERMATMARDLLAQESLDATLERISACAVEIVEGCDAAGILVLHGERVETLAPTESMVVRSDRLQQRLGEGPCFDAAVRLSGERAFRIHDFTRPQERWASYVGRARELGIGSMMGFLLYTWQENLGALNLYSRRPAAFTKASETAGWLLASHAAVAFSSARTADQLQQALETRHTIGEAMGILMERLKITEDDAFALMRRVSQERNVKLRDIARQICVSGGLDG, encoded by the coding sequence ATGGACTGGGAAGCCTTCGCCGAACGCATGGCCACCATGGCGCGGGACCTGCTGGCGCAGGAGTCCTTGGACGCCACGCTGGAGCGGATCAGCGCGTGCGCGGTGGAGATCGTGGAGGGCTGCGACGCGGCCGGCATCCTGGTGCTCCACGGCGAGCGGGTGGAGACCCTCGCCCCCACCGAGTCGATGGTGGTCCGGTCCGACCGGCTCCAGCAGCGGCTCGGCGAGGGGCCCTGTTTCGACGCCGCGGTCCGTCTGAGCGGCGAGCGGGCGTTCCGGATCCACGACTTCACCCGGCCCCAGGAGCGGTGGGCGAGTTACGTCGGCCGGGCCCGTGAGCTCGGCATCGGCAGCATGATGGGGTTCCTGCTCTACACGTGGCAGGAGAACCTGGGTGCCCTGAACCTCTACTCCCGCCGCCCCGCCGCCTTCACCAAGGCCAGTGAGACGGCCGGCTGGCTGCTCGCCTCGCACGCCGCGGTCGCCTTCTCCAGCGCCCGCACCGCCGACCAGCTCCAGCAGGCGCTCGAGACCCGGCACACCATCGGGGAGGCCATGGGCATCCTCATGGAACGCCTCAAGATCACCGAGGACGACGCCTTCGCGCTGATGCGGCGGGTCTCCCAGGAACGCAACGTCAAGCTGCGCGACATCGCCCGGCAGATCTGCGTAAGCGGCGGCCTCGACGGCTGA
- a CDS encoding gamma carbonic anhydrase family protein, translated as MGETVQALIHGIGGKEPQVAPETFLAPTSVVIGEVELAAGSSVWYQAVLRADGGPIVVGADTNIQDNCTVHVDPGFPVSIGERVSIGHNAVVHGCTVGDDVLIGMGATVLNGARIGAGSLIAAQSLVPQGMRIPPGSLVAGVPAKVKRTLTDEEREGIKLNAQVYADRAKQYREALRGRPAM; from the coding sequence GTGGGAGAGACAGTGCAGGCGTTGATCCATGGGATCGGCGGGAAGGAGCCGCAGGTCGCCCCCGAGACGTTCCTGGCCCCCACGTCGGTGGTGATCGGCGAAGTCGAGCTGGCGGCGGGCTCGAGCGTCTGGTACCAGGCGGTGCTGCGCGCCGACGGCGGCCCCATCGTCGTCGGCGCGGACACCAACATCCAGGACAATTGCACCGTGCATGTCGACCCCGGGTTCCCGGTCTCGATCGGTGAGCGGGTCTCCATCGGGCACAACGCGGTCGTGCACGGCTGTACGGTCGGAGACGATGTGCTCATCGGGATGGGTGCCACGGTCCTCAACGGCGCCCGGATCGGTGCCGGATCGCTGATCGCCGCGCAGTCCCTGGTGCCGCAGGGGATGCGGATACCGCCCGGCTCGCTGGTGGCCGGGGTGCCCGCGAAGGTGAAGCGCACCCTCACCGACGAGGAACGAGAGGGCATCAAGCTGAACGCCCAGGTGTACGCGGACCGGGCGAAGCAGTACCGCGAAGCGCTCCGGGGCCGGCCCGCGATGTGA